From Methanosarcina lacustris Z-7289, one genomic window encodes:
- a CDS encoding cytochrome c family protein: MKSTELLITIFLFAGIWASHAAAEPSGPGNFTSDQFSKSGICSNCHGSSFGEWSGSMHSNADSDFFYQAMLQEYGRAAEAQGLPPEFCSRCHTPIGMVSAEIPPLDGSHLSEVSKEGVQCDFCHSVAESEGIGNAPYVLEPGDVKWGNRADAVSPSHGIEAHEFYNESGYCGMCHNINHPVNNLTLAATYTEWEESPYAEEGVTCQACHMTPGIVGFEENPGKAASTGPKREHVYTHYFVGANAFVTDVMGEGRHEKRAIEYLQHAAELKVTAPDSAEPGDNVEVEVGVTNTGAGHKIPTGVTEDREMWLELTVEDSEGRELYHSGALDSEGKIDSGATVYHTIFADSEGKPTAKAWEAESILSDNRISPKESVVEKYSFIMPENASNPISTKAVLHYRSAAQEHIDELFGKGAYNVPVIDMAAYPEEKKSSTPGFGIIGAGIALFLGSTLRRLKR; the protein is encoded by the coding sequence GTGAAAAGCACGGAACTTTTGATTACCATTTTTTTATTTGCAGGAATATGGGCATCCCATGCCGCGGCAGAGCCGAGTGGACCCGGGAACTTTACATCGGACCAATTTTCGAAATCCGGTATCTGTTCGAACTGCCACGGGAGCAGCTTTGGAGAATGGAGCGGCTCAATGCATTCGAATGCAGACAGTGACTTCTTTTACCAGGCAATGCTTCAAGAATACGGCAGAGCTGCAGAAGCACAGGGGCTTCCTCCTGAGTTTTGCTCTCGCTGCCATACGCCGATAGGAATGGTTTCGGCTGAAATCCCACCCCTCGACGGGTCTCACCTGAGCGAGGTTTCAAAAGAAGGAGTCCAGTGTGATTTCTGCCACTCAGTTGCCGAAAGCGAGGGGATAGGAAATGCCCCCTATGTCCTTGAGCCAGGAGATGTAAAATGGGGAAACAGGGCCGATGCGGTGTCTCCTTCCCATGGGATCGAAGCACACGAGTTTTATAACGAGTCCGGATATTGCGGGATGTGCCACAATATCAACCATCCAGTAAATAATTTGACTCTTGCAGCCACTTATACCGAATGGGAAGAAAGCCCGTATGCTGAAGAAGGAGTGACCTGTCAGGCCTGCCATATGACTCCTGGAATCGTCGGCTTTGAAGAAAACCCTGGAAAAGCTGCCTCAACGGGTCCTAAAAGGGAACATGTGTATACCCATTACTTTGTGGGCGCAAACGCTTTCGTAACAGACGTTATGGGGGAAGGAAGGCACGAAAAAAGGGCTATTGAGTATCTTCAACATGCTGCAGAGCTTAAGGTAACAGCTCCTGATTCGGCAGAACCGGGAGATAATGTGGAAGTGGAGGTAGGGGTTACAAACACAGGAGCAGGACATAAAATTCCAACAGGGGTTACTGAAGACAGAGAAATGTGGCTTGAGCTGACGGTCGAGGATTCCGAAGGCAGGGAGCTCTACCACTCAGGGGCACTTGACAGTGAAGGAAAAATTGATTCTGGAGCAACAGTCTATCACACGATTTTTGCAGACTCAGAGGGAAAGCCCACAGCAAAAGCATGGGAAGCAGAAAGTATCCTTTCCGATAACAGAATAAGTCCTAAAGAATCTGTAGTTGAAAAGTATTCTTTCATAATGCCTGAAAATGCCTCCAATCCTATCAGCACAAAGGCGGTTCTTCACTACAGATCGGCTGCTCAGGAGCATATTGATGAGCTTTTCGGAAAAGGAGCCTATAATGTACCTGTAATTGATATGGCAGCGTACCCTGAAGAGAAAAAGTCCTCAACTCCAGGCTTCGGAATAATCGGAGCAGGAATTGCACTCTTTTTGGGCAGCACCCTCAGAAGGCTTAAAAGGTAA
- a CDS encoding desulfoferrodoxin family protein, with amino-acid sequence MVEGNINKPADPKNLTEGDKKHIPAIYVPKTIVAGEPFDVIVQVGLIPHVMEEKHHIEWIELYLNDTKIGKVELSLRKNKKAEATFTIKADKSLAGKESKLHALEHCNVHGTWEEFMTIKIS; translated from the coding sequence ATGGTGGAAGGAAATATAAACAAACCGGCTGACCCTAAAAACCTGACAGAAGGAGATAAGAAGCACATCCCGGCAATCTATGTGCCAAAAACCATCGTTGCCGGCGAGCCTTTTGATGTAATTGTGCAGGTGGGACTTATTCCTCACGTGATGGAAGAAAAGCATCACATCGAGTGGATCGAACTCTACCTCAATGACACAAAAATTGGAAAAGTAGAGCTTTCCCTGCGCAAAAACAAGAAAGCTGAAGCTACATTCACAATTAAGGCTGATAAATCCCTGGCAGGAAAGGAAAGCAAACTCCATGCTCTTGAACACTGCAATGTCCATGGGACCTGGGAAGAGTTCATGACCATCAAGATAAGCTAA
- a CDS encoding carboxymuconolactone decarboxylase family protein, with protein MTEHKEIIESMGKKMGFTPQILETLGDLDPEFLHKYRRCDHKILTDGALPAKMKILMALAVVASKQCESCTMSQMKSALKNGATKEEIMETMEVIFITSGAPAVAACRNALKMLKEM; from the coding sequence ATGACAGAGCACAAAGAAATAATTGAGAGTATGGGAAAAAAAATGGGGTTCACTCCTCAAATTCTGGAGACGCTTGGGGATCTTGATCCGGAATTCCTGCACAAATATCGAAGATGTGACCACAAAATACTGACCGATGGAGCCCTTCCGGCCAAGATGAAAATCCTTATGGCCCTTGCAGTTGTGGCATCGAAGCAGTGTGAGTCCTGCACCATGTCTCAGATGAAAAGTGCGCTCAAAAACGGAGCTACTAAAGAAGAGATTATGGAGACGATGGAAGTCATCTTCATCACTTCGGGTGCTCCCGCCGTGGCTGCATGCAGAAATGCTCTCAAAATGCTGAAAGAAATGTGA
- a CDS encoding DUF2180 family protein — MLKCYDCLEENKDTEAVGVCIVCGKGLCMEHIKQVEFPMKGGGYPMPHKNLKKGLPRMLCKECIGTIFEDGFCD; from the coding sequence ATGCTGAAATGTTATGATTGCCTTGAAGAGAATAAGGATACTGAAGCAGTAGGGGTTTGCATCGTCTGCGGAAAGGGCCTCTGTATGGAACATATCAAGCAGGTAGAATTTCCCATGAAAGGAGGAGGATACCCGATGCCCCACAAGAACCTCAAGAAGGGCCTTCCACGGATGCTGTGTAAAGAATGCATCGGAACCATTTTTGAAGACGGGTTCTGCGACTAA
- a CDS encoding DUF2180 family protein, with the protein MKCYECALIGKDTDAVGICIVCGKGVCKEHLIHEETPVWEGDYPVELKPDREHIKRIVCLSCHEALKDNCLFNEVC; encoded by the coding sequence ATGAAATGTTATGAATGTGCCTTAATAGGCAAAGATACGGACGCTGTTGGGATTTGTATTGTATGTGGGAAAGGGGTTTGCAAAGAGCACCTTATCCACGAGGAAACTCCTGTGTGGGAAGGTGACTATCCTGTTGAACTTAAGCCTGACAGGGAACATATTAAAAGAATTGTCTGCCTTTCCTGCCATGAAGCCCTGAAGGATAATTGCTTGTTTAATGAGGTTTGTTGA
- a CDS encoding desulfoferrodoxin FeS4 iron-binding domain-containing protein, which yields MAVSRKGEKYRCEICGNEVTVTEVGGGTLVCCGEDMILIEE from the coding sequence ATGGCTGTATCCAGAAAAGGAGAAAAGTACCGTTGCGAGATCTGTGGCAATGAGGTCACCGTAACAGAAGTTGGAGGCGGAACGCTTGTTTGCTGCGGAGAAGACATGATCCTCATAGAGGAATAA
- a CDS encoding PRC-barrel domain-containing protein encodes MGIVEETQVSQNITFVPATVIKGSKVLTVKDEELGMIKEVMIDSEKGRIAYIVLACECFLGMKCKFFAVPWGALQASRGDYILKVDKGAFEAAEGLEGDVWTLNRNDLAKVYEQYKLPPYWVI; translated from the coding sequence ATGGGGATAGTTGAAGAAACGCAAGTTTCACAGAACATAACTTTTGTGCCGGCAACTGTAATAAAAGGATCTAAGGTCCTCACTGTTAAAGATGAAGAACTCGGAATGATTAAAGAAGTCATGATTGACTCTGAAAAGGGGAGAATCGCATACATAGTGCTTGCTTGTGAGTGTTTTCTTGGTATGAAGTGTAAATTCTTTGCCGTTCCCTGGGGAGCTCTTCAAGCAAGTCGAGGAGATTATATCCTTAAAGTTGATAAGGGAGCATTCGAAGCGGCAGAAGGCCTGGAGGGAGATGTGTGGACTTTAAATCGTAACGATCTGGCTAAAGTGTATGAACAGTATAAACTTCCTCCTTACTGGGTAATTTAA
- the mer gene encoding 5,10-methylenetetrahydromethanopterin reductase has product MKFGIEFVPSDPALKIAYYAKLSEQQGFDNVWITDHYNNRDVYTTLAVIALNTNSIKIGSGVTNSYTRNPAITASSIGSIAEISGGRAILGLGPGDKATFDAMGIAWEKPLATTKESIQAIKGFLSGQKVSMDGEMVKFGGAKLAFKAGNVPIYMGAQGPKMLELAGEIADGVLINASHPKDFEVAVEQIRKGAKKAGRDPSEVDVAAYACFSIDKDPAKAINAAKVVVAFIVAGSPDLVLERHGIPVEAKKQIGAAIAKGDFGSLMGGLVTPQMIESFAICGTPEDCMKRIKDLEAIGVTQIVAGSPIGPDKEKAIKLIGKEIIAKM; this is encoded by the coding sequence ATGAAGTTCGGAATCGAATTTGTGCCCAGCGATCCTGCCTTAAAGATCGCATATTACGCAAAGCTTTCAGAACAGCAGGGATTCGACAATGTCTGGATCACTGATCACTACAACAACCGTGACGTATATACAACTCTTGCCGTTATCGCTCTAAATACCAACAGCATTAAGATCGGCTCCGGTGTTACAAACTCCTACACCAGGAACCCTGCAATTACAGCATCCAGCATTGGTTCAATCGCTGAGATCTCAGGAGGCAGGGCAATCCTCGGTCTCGGACCCGGAGACAAAGCAACCTTCGATGCCATGGGCATTGCATGGGAAAAGCCTCTCGCAACCACCAAAGAATCAATCCAGGCTATCAAAGGTTTCCTCTCTGGCCAGAAAGTCTCCATGGACGGCGAAATGGTTAAGTTCGGAGGCGCTAAGCTTGCTTTCAAAGCTGGAAACGTTCCTATTTATATGGGCGCCCAGGGTCCCAAGATGCTCGAGCTTGCCGGTGAAATTGCAGACGGTGTCCTGATCAACGCTTCTCACCCGAAGGACTTTGAGGTCGCTGTGGAACAGATCCGCAAGGGTGCCAAAAAAGCAGGCCGCGACCCCAGTGAAGTCGATGTTGCCGCATACGCCTGTTTCTCCATTGACAAGGACCCAGCAAAAGCAATTAATGCTGCAAAAGTAGTGGTTGCCTTTATCGTTGCAGGATCCCCTGACCTTGTCCTCGAAAGGCATGGAATCCCGGTTGAAGCAAAGAAGCAGATCGGCGCAGCCATTGCCAAGGGAGACTTCGGATCCCTCATGGGCGGACTTGTTACCCCTCAGATGATCGAATCCTTTGCTATCTGCGGAACTCCGGAAGACTGCATGAAGAGGATTAAGGACCTTGAGGCAATCGGAGTAACCCAGATTGTCGCCGGATCTCCTATCGGTCCTGACAAAGAAAAAGCAATAAAGCTTATAGGCAAAGAGATCATTGCAAAGATGTAA
- the fpoF gene encoding F420H2 dehydrogenase subunit FpoF — protein sequence MPPKIAEVIDFDVCAACGACEAVCPIGAVTVKKAAEIRDPNDQGLYEKGAGYQVCEGCLTCSRVCPVVDGFIDNELANMRKFFGAKSKDNAGSQDGGVSSGILKSLFKQGKIDCAVGITRNEKWEPEVVLLTSAEDVERTRGTKYTSDPVVAALREAFEKYNRIAVIGVPCQAHAAHLIRENVNEKIVLIIGLLCMESFHHDVMLENIVPEILKVKVEDVRKMEFTKGKFWVYTNDDEVHSVPIKDVAKYARNPCHHCCDYTSVFADISVGSVGSPDGWNSVFIRTDVGEKYFDLVSKDMEIMEDPKPGLDLVKKLIDMKRKNNAGHYLEVCEKFSFETGIRNEPV from the coding sequence TTGCCACCAAAGATTGCAGAAGTCATTGACTTTGACGTATGCGCAGCCTGTGGGGCATGCGAGGCCGTGTGTCCTATTGGAGCTGTAACCGTAAAGAAAGCAGCCGAAATTAGAGATCCGAACGATCAGGGCCTGTATGAGAAAGGGGCCGGATACCAGGTTTGTGAAGGTTGCTTAACCTGTAGCCGGGTCTGTCCAGTAGTGGACGGCTTCATCGACAACGAGCTTGCAAACATGCGTAAGTTCTTTGGTGCAAAGTCAAAGGACAATGCCGGTAGCCAGGATGGAGGAGTATCCAGCGGTATCCTTAAATCTCTTTTCAAGCAGGGTAAAATTGACTGTGCAGTTGGGATTACCAGAAATGAGAAGTGGGAACCTGAAGTGGTCCTGCTTACAAGCGCGGAAGATGTGGAACGGACAAGAGGGACAAAGTACACGTCAGACCCCGTGGTTGCAGCGCTCAGGGAAGCCTTCGAAAAGTACAACAGGATTGCAGTTATTGGAGTGCCCTGCCAGGCCCATGCTGCACATCTGATCCGGGAGAATGTAAACGAAAAGATCGTGCTCATTATCGGACTGCTCTGTATGGAAAGTTTCCATCATGATGTCATGCTTGAGAATATCGTTCCTGAAATCCTTAAGGTAAAGGTCGAAGACGTCCGAAAGATGGAGTTCACCAAGGGCAAGTTCTGGGTCTACACCAATGACGACGAGGTTCACTCCGTACCCATCAAGGATGTAGCCAAGTATGCCCGAAACCCCTGCCACCACTGCTGTGATTATACCTCGGTTTTTGCCGATATCTCAGTAGGTTCTGTCGGGTCTCCTGACGGGTGGAATTCGGTCTTTATAAGAACCGATGTTGGAGAGAAGTACTTCGATCTGGTCAGCAAGGATATGGAAATCATGGAAGACCCCAAGCCGGGCCTTGACCTTGTCAAAAAGCTTATCGATATGAAGCGCAAGAACAATGCCGGACATTACCTTGAAGTCTGCGAGAAGTTCAGTTTTGAAACTGGAATCCGCAATGAACCGGTCTGA
- a CDS encoding nicotinamide-nucleotide adenylyltransferase: MIRAFYIGRFQPYHFGHHTVITRIAEEVDELVIGVGSAQKSHEATDPFTAGERVLMLYNALEHLPIRHYVLPIEDVRYNSIWVHHVASRTPRFDVVYSNNPLVIQLFREAGFCVKESPLYIRDRYSGTEIRRRMIAGEKWEHLVPKPIVETIKDIDGITRLRNVSASDNNFSL; the protein is encoded by the coding sequence ATGATACGAGCTTTCTATATAGGACGTTTTCAGCCGTATCATTTCGGGCACCATACCGTAATTACGCGGATTGCAGAAGAGGTGGATGAGCTGGTTATAGGCGTCGGCAGTGCCCAGAAAAGCCATGAAGCCACCGACCCGTTTACTGCAGGGGAAAGGGTGCTGATGCTCTACAATGCGCTTGAGCACCTCCCTATCCGTCATTACGTCCTCCCTATCGAAGATGTCAGGTACAACTCAATCTGGGTCCACCACGTCGCATCCAGAACTCCTCGTTTTGACGTGGTGTACTCGAATAATCCTCTTGTCATTCAGCTCTTCCGGGAAGCCGGGTTCTGTGTTAAGGAGTCACCACTCTATATAAGGGACAGGTACTCCGGAACTGAAATCAGGAGACGGATGATTGCAGGAGAAAAGTGGGAACATCTTGTCCCAAAACCTATTGTAGAAACAATCAAAGATATCGACGGAATAACCCGTCTCAGGAATGTTTCTGCGAGCGATAACAACTTTTCTTTATAA
- a CDS encoding adenylate kinase family protein, with protein MLIGLTGTPGTGKTSVSKLLEKRRQWKVIYLNDLIKEEHLYTEVDEKRDSVVADMELIRSRLLELTDEMERESASKVVILESHLAHYIADIIIVLRAYPPELIKRLEKRGYSEEKVNENAEAESIDLILAEAFEWCEKVFEVNTTDRTAEETAGDVEKIIDHLLSGKEDELHEYSPGSLDWIDSVP; from the coding sequence ATGCTCATAGGACTCACAGGCACGCCGGGTACGGGAAAAACCTCGGTAAGCAAGCTTCTCGAAAAAAGAAGACAGTGGAAGGTAATCTACCTTAATGACCTGATTAAAGAAGAACACCTCTACACTGAGGTTGATGAAAAAAGGGATTCAGTAGTCGCGGATATGGAGCTTATCCGAAGCCGCCTTCTTGAGCTTACTGATGAAATGGAAAGAGAGTCCGCAAGCAAAGTGGTAATTCTTGAAAGCCATCTTGCCCACTATATTGCAGATATTATTATCGTCCTCAGGGCATACCCGCCGGAATTGATAAAAAGGCTTGAGAAGCGCGGGTATTCCGAAGAAAAGGTAAACGAAAACGCAGAAGCCGAATCAATCGATTTGATCCTGGCGGAAGCTTTTGAATGGTGCGAAAAAGTTTTTGAGGTAAATACAACCGATAGGACTGCAGAAGAGACTGCGGGGGATGTGGAGAAAATCATAGACCATCTTCTGAGCGGAAAAGAAGACGAACTTCATGAATATAGCCCGGGATCCCTTGACTGGATAGATTCGGTGCCCTGA
- a CDS encoding pyridoxamine 5'-phosphate oxidase family protein: MKKLFESQPLAVLATQNGTAPYVSLVAFAANEKLTYLLFSTTRTTRKYSNLLANPAVSLLIDNRKNTIEDFRDAMAVTALGKVEPIENFERSIMEKIYLMKHPYLTDFLKSPTTAFLKIRIKKYIVVTRFQHVVEVSV; this comes from the coding sequence TTGAAGAAGCTTTTTGAATCACAACCCCTTGCCGTTCTGGCGACTCAAAATGGAACTGCACCTTATGTAAGCCTGGTTGCCTTTGCCGCGAATGAGAAGCTTACGTATCTTCTTTTTTCGACTACCAGGACGACCCGAAAATACTCAAACCTGCTGGCAAACCCTGCGGTTTCCCTGTTGATTGATAACCGTAAAAATACGATAGAAGATTTCCGGGATGCAATGGCAGTAACAGCCCTGGGTAAGGTTGAACCTATAGAAAATTTCGAACGCAGCATAATGGAAAAAATCTATTTGATGAAGCACCCGTACCTTACGGACTTTCTGAAATCTCCTACAACTGCTTTTCTGAAAATCAGAATCAAAAAGTACATTGTAGTTACCCGTTTCCAGCATGTTGTAGAAGTTTCGGTTTGA
- a CDS encoding cytochrome b5 domain-containing protein, whose protein sequence is MKEYTLKEISELNGKEGKVYIAYDGQVYDVSDSYLWEDGTHQGLHDSGQDLTEAMDEAPHGSEVVKDYPVVGTLKK, encoded by the coding sequence ATGAAAGAATACACACTTAAAGAAATTTCAGAGCTCAATGGGAAGGAAGGAAAAGTTTACATTGCATATGATGGCCAGGTATACGATGTATCAGACAGTTATCTGTGGGAAGACGGGACTCATCAGGGGCTCCATGATTCAGGGCAGGACCTTACAGAAGCGATGGATGAAGCTCCTCACGGCTCTGAGGTAGTTAAGGATTATCCTGTTGTAGGAACTCTTAAGAAATAA
- a CDS encoding thioredoxin domain-containing protein, with product MVLGKEQRKANRLINEKSPYLLQHAYNPVDWYPWGEEAFEKARKENKPVFLSIGYSTCHWCHVMAHESFEDEEVARLMNEAFVSIKVDREERPDIDNIYMTICQIILGRGGWPLNIIITPGKKPFFAGTYIPKKSRFSQTGMLELVPRIKDIWDHQHEDVLDSAEKITSTIQNMIAESAGEGLGEEIIEEAYDELLNSFDTEYGGFEGVPKFPTPHKISFLLRYWKRSGNPEALHMVEHTLENMRRGGIYDQLGSGFHRYSTDNMWLLPHFEKMLYDQALTAIAYTEAYQVTGKDLYKETAEGILGYVLRDLTSPEGGFYCGEDADVEGEEGKYYLWTIEEVRSVLGPEDSELIIKMFNLKEGGNFEEEIRGRKTGTNLFYMVRSPGSFAAELKVPVEEVEERVKRASEKLLAARYERIRPSMDDKVLTDWNGLMIAAFAKGFQVFGEQKYLKAAEKAADFIMETLYSPNNRLLHRYRDGAAGISGTSDDYAFLIHGLLELYEAGFQMRHLKAAVSLNIELFEYFWDPASGGFHFTASDSESLLFRKKESTDAAIPSGNSVEMLNLLRISRIIADPELEETADRLERAFSKLIKKAPSGYTQFLSALDFRLGPSYEVIISGKRESPDTVHMLEELWSYFVPNKVLVFRPEEENPEIAALAKYTKEQLPIEGKTTAYVCQNYECQLPTTETSEMLRMLDV from the coding sequence ATTGTACTGGGAAAAGAACAACGAAAAGCTAACCGCCTGATTAATGAAAAGAGTCCTTATCTTCTACAGCACGCCTATAATCCTGTGGACTGGTATCCATGGGGAGAAGAGGCTTTTGAGAAAGCCAGAAAAGAAAACAAGCCTGTTTTTCTCTCAATCGGGTACTCCACCTGCCACTGGTGCCATGTGATGGCGCATGAGTCTTTTGAGGATGAAGAGGTTGCAAGACTCATGAACGAAGCTTTTGTTTCCATAAAAGTGGACCGGGAGGAACGGCCGGATATTGACAATATCTACATGACTATCTGCCAGATTATTCTGGGAAGAGGGGGCTGGCCTCTTAATATCATTATTACTCCGGGCAAGAAACCTTTTTTTGCAGGCACCTACATTCCGAAAAAATCACGCTTCAGCCAGACAGGAATGCTGGAACTGGTGCCCAGGATAAAAGATATCTGGGACCATCAACATGAAGATGTGCTTGATTCAGCTGAAAAGATTACATCTACTATCCAGAACATGATTGCAGAGTCTGCAGGAGAAGGGCTGGGAGAAGAGATAATCGAAGAAGCTTATGACGAACTGCTAAATTCATTTGATACTGAGTATGGAGGCTTTGAAGGGGTTCCTAAGTTCCCGACCCCGCACAAAATTTCCTTTTTGCTCCGCTACTGGAAACGCAGCGGAAACCCTGAAGCCCTTCATATGGTAGAACATACCCTGGAAAATATGCGCAGGGGAGGAATCTATGACCAGCTGGGCTCGGGTTTTCATCGTTATTCCACGGATAACATGTGGCTTCTGCCTCACTTTGAGAAAATGTTATACGACCAGGCCCTTACCGCAATTGCATACACTGAAGCCTATCAGGTCACCGGAAAAGACCTGTATAAAGAAACAGCAGAAGGGATCCTTGGTTACGTTTTAAGGGACCTGACTTCTCCGGAAGGTGGATTTTACTGCGGGGAGGATGCAGACGTTGAAGGGGAAGAAGGAAAGTACTACCTGTGGACCATAGAAGAGGTCCGGAGCGTCCTTGGTCCTGAGGATTCCGAATTGATAATTAAAATGTTCAATTTGAAGGAGGGAGGCAACTTTGAAGAAGAAATCAGGGGCAGAAAAACCGGAACAAACCTCTTCTACATGGTCCGCTCTCCGGGTTCCTTTGCAGCCGAACTTAAGGTTCCTGTAGAAGAAGTTGAAGAAAGGGTAAAACGTGCCAGCGAGAAACTCCTTGCAGCCAGATACGAACGCATAAGGCCTTCAATGGATGACAAGGTCCTGACCGACTGGAACGGGCTTATGATTGCAGCTTTTGCAAAAGGTTTCCAGGTTTTCGGGGAACAAAAGTACCTGAAAGCCGCAGAAAAAGCCGCAGATTTTATTATGGAAACCCTTTACAGCCCCAACAACAGGTTACTCCACCGTTACAGGGACGGAGCTGCAGGAATTTCCGGAACCTCCGATGACTACGCCTTCCTGATACATGGGCTCCTGGAACTTTATGAGGCAGGGTTCCAAATGCGGCACCTCAAAGCAGCTGTTTCCCTGAACATTGAGTTGTTTGAATACTTCTGGGACCCGGCTTCCGGTGGGTTCCATTTCACAGCCAGCGATAGTGAATCTCTTCTCTTCAGAAAAAAGGAGTCTACAGATGCAGCAATACCCTCCGGGAACTCAGTTGAAATGTTGAATCTTCTGCGCATCTCCAGGATAATTGCAGATCCTGAGCTCGAGGAAACTGCTGATAGGCTCGAACGCGCATTTTCAAAGCTGATCAAGAAAGCGCCTTCAGGGTACACTCAGTTTCTGTCTGCCCTTGATTTCAGGCTGGGACCTTCATATGAAGTAATTATCTCAGGAAAGCGCGAATCTCCGGATACGGTACATATGCTCGAAGAGCTCTGGAGCTACTTCGTACCTAATAAAGTGCTGGTTTTCAGGCCCGAAGAAGAAAATCCAGAAATTGCAGCCCTTGCAAAATATACAAAAGAACAGCTCCCGATTGAGGGAAAGACAACTGCATACGTCTGCCAGAACTATGAATGCCAGCTTCCTACCACCGAAACCAGCGAGATGTTAAGGATGCTTGATGTTTGA
- a CDS encoding rhodanese-like domain-containing protein, with product MNTFIELNPYSCGACSLKIRGPDDAISAYSANWVKKLFKPKDSGARSSQTSREAIATGSLDEGKASSRKGDRLNKETISASELQKELESGAPILILDVREEHELSGKLGHLENSVNIPAGSLESRISELKDSRDREIIVVCRSDIRARRAAEVLSLNGFGKVKVLKGGMIAWRDLKM from the coding sequence ATGAACACTTTTATAGAGTTAAATCCTTACTCCTGCGGAGCATGTAGTTTAAAGATCAGAGGACCGGATGATGCTATATCTGCCTATTCTGCAAACTGGGTAAAAAAGCTTTTTAAACCAAAAGACTCCGGCGCCCGTAGTTCTCAAACTTCCAGAGAGGCTATTGCGACTGGCAGCTTAGATGAAGGAAAAGCTTCATCCCGGAAGGGAGACCGTCTGAATAAGGAAACTATCTCAGCCTCTGAACTGCAGAAGGAACTGGAGTCCGGAGCTCCTATTCTTATCCTTGATGTAAGAGAGGAACATGAACTTTCCGGAAAACTGGGGCATCTGGAAAACTCCGTAAATATCCCTGCTGGAAGCCTGGAAAGCAGGATTTCGGAGCTTAAAGACTCAAGAGACAGGGAAATTATAGTTGTATGCCGTTCCGATATCCGGGCAAGAAGAGCTGCTGAGGTCCTCTCCCTAAATGGTTTTGGGAAGGTAAAGGTCCTGAAAGGCGGCATGATCGCCTGGCGGGATCTGAAGATGTGA